The Halichoerus grypus chromosome 14, mHalGry1.hap1.1, whole genome shotgun sequence genome contains a region encoding:
- the HDHD3 gene encoding haloacid dehalogenase-like hydrolase domain-containing protein 3, which yields MAHRLQIQLLTWDVKDTLLRLRHPVGEEYATKARAHGLEVEAAALGHAFRQAYRTQSHSFPNYGLSQGLTSRRWWLDVVLHTFQLAGVRDARAVAPIAERLFEDFCKPSTWQLLEGAEATLRRCRDRGVRLAVVSNFDRRLEDILRGLGLREHFDFVLTSEAAGWPKPDPRIFHEALRLARVDPAGAAHIGDSYHCDYKGAQAVGMHSFLVVGPEPLDPAVKGSVPQECLLPSLSHLLPALDRLEGSPLEL from the coding sequence ATGGCGCATCGGCTGCAGATACAACTGCTGACGTGGGACGTGAAGGACACGCTGCTCAGGCTCCGCCATCCTGTGGGAGAGGAATACGCCACCAAGGCCCGGGCGCACGGGCTGGAGGTGGAGGCTGCCGCTCTGGGACACGCCTTCAGGCAGGCCTACAGGACTCAGAGCCACAGCTTCCCCAACTACGGCCTGAGCCAAGGCCTCACCTCCCGCCGGTGGTGGCTGGATGTGGTCTTGCACACCTTCCAGCTCGCGGGTGTTCGAGATGCGCGGGCCGTGGCCCCCATCGCGGAGCGGCTGTTCGAGGACTTCTGTAAGCCGAGCACCTGGCAGCTGTTGGAGGGGGCCGAGGCCACCCTGAGACGGTGCCGAGACCGAGGTGTGAGGCTGGCGGTGGTCTCCAACTTTGACCGGCGGCTGGAGGACATCCTGAGGGGGCTGGGCCTGCGGGAACACTTTGACTTTGTGCTGACCTCGGAGGCTGCCGGCTGGCCCAAGCCTGACCCCCGGATTTTCCATGAGGCCTTGCGGCTTGCTCGAGTGGACCCGGCAGGAGCAGCCCACATTGGGGACAGTTACCACTGTGATTACAAGGGGGCCCAGGCTGTAGGGATGCACAGCTTCCTGGTGGTTGGCCCAGAGCCTTTGGACCCTGCAGTTAAGGGTTCTGTACCCCAAGAATGCCTCCTCCCCTCACTGTCCCATCTCCTGCCTGCCCTTGACCGCCTGGAGGGCTCACCTCTGGAACTTTGA
- the ALAD gene encoding delta-aminolevulinic acid dehydratase: MPRESTLPTMQPQSVLHSGYFHPLLRTWQAAASPLSASNLIYPIFVTDVPDDVQPIDSLPGVARYGVNRLEEMLKPLVEEGLRCVLVFGVPSRVPKDERGSAADSEDSPAVEAIRLLRKTFPSLLVACDVCLCPYTSHGHCGLLSKNGAFQAEESRQRLAEVALAYAKAGCQVVAPSDMMDGRVEAIKEALMAHGLGNRVSVMSYSAKFASCFYGPFRDAAQSSPAFGDRRCYQLPPGARGLALRAVARDVREGADVLMVKPGMPYLDIVREVKDKHPELPLAVYHVSGEFAMLWHGARAGAFDLKAAVLEAMTAFRRAGADIIITYYTPQLLQWLKEE, from the exons ATGCCCCGGGAGTCCACGCTGCCCACCATGCAGCCCCAGTCGGTTCTGCACAGTGGCTACTTCCACCCGCTGCTTCGCACCTGGCAGGCAGCCGCCTCTCCCCTCAGCGCCTCCAACCTCATCTATCCCATCTTTGTCAC GGACGTTCCCGATGACGTACAGCCCATCGACAGCCTCCCAGGAGTCGCCAG GTATGGTGTGAACCGGCTGGAAGAGATGCTGAAGCCCCTGGTGGAAGAGGGTCTGCGCTGTGTCCTGGTCTTTGGAGTCCCCAGCAGAGTCCCCAAG GATGAGCGGGGTTCTGCAGCCGACTCCGAGGACTCCCCAGCTGTCGAGGCCATCCGCCTGTTGCGCAAGACCTTCCCCAGCCTCCTGGTGGCCTGCGACGTCTGCTTGTGCCCCTACACCTCTCATGGTCACTGTG GTCTCCTGAGCAAGAATGGGGCATTCCAGGCTGAGGAGAGCCGCCAGCGGCTGGCGGAAGTGGCACTGGCCTATGCCAAGGCAG gaTGTCAGGTGGTAGCCCCATCGGACATGATGGACGGACGCGTGGAAGCCATCAAGGAGGCTCTGATGGCCCATGGACTTGGCAACAGG GTATCAGTGATGAGCTATAGTGCCAAATTTGCATCCTGTTTCTACGGACCTTTCCG GGATGCGGCTCAGTCCAGCCCAGCCTTTGGAGACCGCCGCTGCTACCAGCTGCCGCCGGGAGCCCGAGGCCTGGCCCTCCGAGCAGTG GCCCGGGACGTACGGGAAGGAGCCGACGTGCTCATGGTGAAGCCGGGCATGCCCTACCTGGACATCGTGCGGGAGGTGAAGGACAAG CACCCTGAGCTCCCACTTGCCGTGTACCACGTTTCTGGAGAGTTCGCCATGCTGTGGCATGGAGCCCGGGCCGGGGCGTTTGATCTCAAGGCTGCCGTCCTGGAGGCCATGACCGCCTTCCGCCGCGCAG GTGCCGACATCATCATCACCTACTACACGCCTCAGCTGTTGCAGTGGCTGAAGGAGGAGTGA